The following nucleotide sequence is from Nomia melanderi isolate GNS246 chromosome 10, iyNomMela1, whole genome shotgun sequence.
CCGTTCTTGAATGTTCCTATAATGCAGTACCAAGAGCGACAAGTGGAAACGAAGGGGTTAATGGTGgcggtagtggtggtggtggtggtggtggtggtggtggttttGGTAGTGATAGTGTCGGTGGTCCTTAAAAGCTACAtcttcattgtattttatattcttcattatttgtttttttttgttctttttcttttggttGTTTACTCTTTAATAGCGCTCGCGTTAGCAATGATTAATGCGTGCATTCCTCCGATCCTCCCTTACCGAGCCTCAAAAACTTCTAACAACTAAGCTGTCGACTATTTATAATCTTGTCTCGAATTCGCCGTTACGTCTAAATAACGCGCCATTAGGTATACATCTATAATATAATtcgctctttttttttctttttataaactcTCTTTTACAATGAAACGACTTTAAACCCACGGACACGTCCTTTCGTCCTGACTTTCGTCGTGTTTTCGCGCGTGTCGGCCGACGTCCCTCGATCGCGTATTCGGTAATTATTGTTCTCGTTTGTTCTCCCATTTGTTTTTATTCTCTCCTTATTCTCGATCGAAGGGAACGAGAATAACGAATCCTTCGCTGCCCGCGCCAAGCACAATGGTTGCGCGCCATCGATGGTCCGAATATTCGTCGTACTACGATACTCCAAAAAACGTTTTTGTCGGGATTCTATGCAGCTTCAAATAAACCGGAcgaatttctctttttccgtCGTCCTCGTTCGttctcttcgttttctttttatttttctccggAACACGTAAGATCGTGAAGTTTCGGGCACCGGTTCTCCACGGAAACGAAACTGTTCTCCATTCGTTAGACGCAAGGATATGTGTGAAATTATTCACGGTTCATCGTCTTGCTATTTCCTTCGTGTTCTCTGTTCCATTTCTTCCTCTTAACGTTCGATTCCGGTGGCGATCGTTAACCGTGAATGCAGCCATGTTACGCGTCTGCACGGTTCGTTCTAGAGGGCGCGCGAAAATAGGGAAAATCCGGGACGCGCGGGAATTACCTGTCTTATAGAAAACTAAAGGcggtgaaacatttttttttcttttcgaaagCTACGTACGACATCATGTAGCAGGCACGTCTTATCATATCACGCTAAAGGCTTTAAGAAGCCCGGTGTAGAACCGTATTAAGGTACCGAACCAGATGCTCCTCTTTCTCCATTTCGTTTTCATCtcttcttcatcatcatcatcatcataatcagcagcttctttctcttcttcgtggtattcctttttccttctttcttctttattcCTTTTAAACAACTACTTATCCATCGCTAACTCTTCCAGGCTCCCTGAACACACGCACACTTTCCATCCCGGTTCTCCTATCTTCCTTCCTTCTTATCCTTCTCGCACGCACGCGCAGAGGACGCTCAACTCCCCTCGTCTAATTACaactttttctaaaaaaaacgCCTCGAATTAAGGAAAGGGTGCGAACGGTGCGCGAGCACAAACAAATGAACCAACGGCCGCCCTCTCAATAGAGGAGGGGCGACCGCGATTACACCGCGGGGAAACGGGAAAACGCTCGAGGACGAAAAACGCGCGGTGTCCTCGAACAGTGTTCTCCTCCTCCCCgtttgttttctctttttttttcgttcaaaCGCGAAGCACATTATCACACGTGCAGGGCTACGAGAAGTTTTATTATCGAGAGAACACGAGCCAGTTTCACGCCGTCTTAGGCTTCGTTTCCTTTTTATGTGTTCTTCCTCCATTTTTTTGGtttgttttcttggttttatgcTCATCGTCCTTTtcttcttcgtaacgattgtgTAACAACGAACAAGCGAGATCATCGAGAGCATGCTTCGACGCGTCTAATGACGATTACCTACCGTTGTTATTTTCTTTCTGATAAACTCTAATCTCCGTTCGTCGCCGCGCCCGCCGTTTCCTTCAAAGTTCGTCGCGAGCGGAATCGGTCACGTGGGTTCTACGAACTTTCCGGCACGCGACGAAATTTACATTCCTAAGTTTTTTGGAAACGGCGCGCAACAATGCTCCACGGTCATTCGAAAGTGGACCCGATTTTTTCACGCGTTCGTTACCGTGCGTCACGTGTCCGATAGGAATCGTGTTTCGATTTATGATAGTTACAGTTGATTATGTCGACACGTACATTATCGTGTGTGACATTTTTGAAAACGATTTcgattaaaactattgaaaactacaAGCTAAAATTGTTAGAGATGAAGATGATAATTGTGGGTTAAAAGGcaatgatttaatttatttaagttatCTATCTCATAATAGTTTCTATGCATCGTATTTCTCGTTGGACGGTAAGAACGTAACTCCCGATATCAGTGATCCTTGTGAACACcagtagcgaacgcgttaaacgcAAATAACCGAGGACAGTAGATTCACAGTTACGAGTGAGTTATCAAGCTTCGATGCAATTTCGTCCCGACAAATATTCCACGTTCGATTAAAATCAGTCTCAACGAAGTTATGTTCCGATTCACGTCTATtgacaaaatatttaaacaacatTGCCTTTGCAATGacgaaattttaaatttgaagttttatttcgtttaacaagagaaagaggaacgtgGACCGCTTCGTTGCAACGCAAAGCGGGGTGAACAGACTGTCGAACAACCGGGGAGGATTGCATAATCGTTGGTCATTCAGGCGTTCCGCGAACGGATACTTCCTACTTGTTGCGCctactttatttcaattctcTCGTTTTTTTCTCATATGAACACGAAAAGCGTTTAGTGCGCGTGGTTCTCTACGATGCGGTGCTGCCGAACATTGGGTTCGTCTTACACGCAACACAGTATCTCTCTACCATTCGTTGGCGATGCTCGCGTCGGGTTCCCAACTGGAACCGTTCGATCGCCCAGGCCGTGTAGATAATCATCCGAGCATCGATTTCTCACGTGTACTCGAGGCCGGTTTTACGTTTAATAACTCCGCTCGTCAAGCATTTCGACCTTCCTCCTCGCTAAAAACGTCGCTCGTCCCATGTTTCCTCATTTTTTTGCTCGTTTTCGTTCGTTTACGTAAAAGTcgcgtttttattttcattttttttttcatgtaaaaCGATGATCTTTCGTTGTCTCCGACGTTGCACGGGTAATCGTAAACTGCGCGAACCTGATGAATGCGATGCGTGTTGTTGGATTTGAGGATCAATACGTTCTTCTctcgtattttaatttttttccgttttttttttgtcacGGTTTTCCCGTTCTCCTTCGTTTTCTTACACGTCAATTCCACGTCTCGAAATTTCGTTATTAAAACACGTCCGTCGATGAGGATGGAGAAAGGTGGGGGATCGTTCTCGGGGGTGTATTGTGTCCGCTTGTATcgttttctccttttttaaaaaaatacgcTGTTCCGTGTGAACAAAGATTCCgtaaacaacaacaacagtaaAAATTCTTCAAGTGAACCGCGAGAAATGGTGGCGCGCCAGCGTTCCCTTTAAAATGTGAATAacgcgtgtgtgtgtatgtgtgtgtccGCGTGGTGGGGATCCGGAATTTCGTGACGGTGTTTCTTTAAAAGTCTCGTGATTCAAGACAGTTCTCGGGTCTCGATCCAAACCATTATCGATCTCGATCGACGAGACGCTTTCCCTCGTTCGTTCGCTTACAAACATAACGATACCGAACGTGCGAAACGCGTGTTAATCCTTAAAACGTAAAACAAATTACGGCgcaattaagtaattaaaaactAACTTGAAAAACTATCTTGTACCATCATAAAACTCTAAATGAACTCTATACCTTAACGTCGTCTAATAAATAACAAGGGTGAAAGGGAGGGTGGGGGATCGGGTACAGAGAAAGTGTTACAGAAACGACTTAGTCgaactaaaaagaaaaaaaaagagaaaaaaaagaagaaaaatagatGGGGAGAAATCGAAGATTGTTAGTGCCACGTCGATCGCTGCCCGGACGAAACCTCGATGGAGATATCGACGCGTGGCTCTCGATTTTTGCGTGCCATTTTTTTTTGTCATCCGCTTTTCTCTTTCCGCtgtgttttcttagtttttttttcggttttggttcgttttcttctgtttctttttgtCGTTCGAGAACACGTTCAATGGTAAACGGCGAGGTTTCCGGGATGAGGAATTTAGCAAACGACGGCCTCCGATATGGGGTTCTCGGTGATGTGTATGGTTGTGTTCGGCCGGTCGATTTTCTTAATGCACACGTGGTTCAGTTCCTCGAGGGAAGCCAGTCTGTAGTCGGCCATTTTCAGCGGTGAGAGCGGTGCCACTGtaaagaaagataaaagaaaataccaGGTCAGAGCGATCGTGGGGATCGGTAGTCGAGTTTTCATTCGACCACACGGCTCTACGGTGCCCGTTCCGTGGTCGCGAACGTTAGCGGTAAAAATTCGGTAAATCGTGGAGCGCGTTTCAACACAGAGATACAGATAACAGAGACATCGGGCGCACGGGATCGATCGGCTCGATCGTCGCAACGCGAGGAAGAGAGTACACAAAACTGAAGAAGAACGGCGAATACAAAGAAAGGCGCGCATGCAAAGTAAAAACAGGTTGAGTTCTGTGTGTCGGTGGAGTTGTTTCATGTGCGGAGGCGTGTGAGTAAACAGCGCGGTTCTGTTCTTTGCTATTCTACTGCCCAGTAGGTGCGAGCAATCCTTAGAATTGCTGCTACTTTTTAGATCGTATTGTCTGGCGATATCGTTAGCAAATCTTGCTGCCAAAATAGAAATGTAGCTGTTTTATTCTTCACTCGAAGAGACTGTGCTGAAGAGGATGAGTCGGAACATGATATGTTTTCCAGAAAGGTCTCTGACTTATCGTCAATCGGCAAACATTCTTTGTACCAACTAATGATAAGAGCGGAACATGTGAAGCCTCAATCGGTAAAGGTTTATcgtgaaaaaatgattaataaatgaaGACGAGTGATGAGGATaaatttttctcaacaaaaactataaaattgacaaattcTCTTAATTTGGTATCCACCTTCGAGTATTTActtaaaaatctgttttatttaatattttattatcaagaGACAATTCgaatattatcataattttcGGTTGTTACAAATGATTCACTCGTTCTCAAGATTAAGCAACAATGATAGAGGGATGTTGATTCTAAGAGAATGCGCGTGGAAGGTTCATAAAGCACAAGTTCGGCGAGCCCGAGGCGTTGGACCCAGAAATGAACGGGTTACGAATGTGTCTTGTTAGTATGGTGAAAAGGAGCAGCAGTTAGTTGCCTTTCAGTTAAATCCTTGAGGGACTGTACCCGGGGTTGTCCAAGGCATGTTAGTCGTGATAGAGAGATCGTCGTCGGTTAGTAGTTCTCCCGATAAGAGTTTGAATTCCGACTTACTTAACACATAGACGTGGCCTAACCGACCAACTGCGCGCTTGACTCCTTGCGGCCTTCAATTCCTAATTACAATTACCTTCGGGTGTTGTCGGCGTCACGGGCTTCCGCGAGGATTTCACCACTAAAACGcataaaaaaacaaattctcTTTTAGAGACTCCAAAGCACAAGAATCGAGGGTGATCGTGGCGGACGTACTTTGTTTTTTTCATGGAACGGAAATGTCATCGGAAATCATTCTGGTGCGATGCATCGTCAGGCCAATTGTCGTgtacatttaaaatgaaaaaaggaaagcAACGATCCTCGTCCATGCGTATTAAACATCCACCACAAAAAATGTCTCTTACTCAAATGAACGATTTTAAACGACTTCAATGAAATGGACGAGATTCGTTGACGTTTCAGCTGCCGTTTGCAAATCGCTTTGTTTTACGTACATCGATTGTATTTATCTTCTATACGAAGTCCACTAACATCGGCAAAGGAGCTTCTAACACTACGACAGGTTCGGAACAGTTGCTTGTACTATTTGTAACTACACAGCATCATTCACGGTGTTTGGTTTTAACTAGGAAGCAAACAAAATAGCTAAGAAGCCGAAACAATTCACTACTAACTCCACTTCTAACAGGCTGAATTAGTAATGTGTATACGTACCACTCGATCGATCCGAGACGCGTGGGAAATAAAGGCGCAAGTCGGTGAACATGTATTTTTTCGTAATAATTCCTATTTTGCCTTTAGATGATCGTTATCGATAAAACAACggggacagagaaaaaaaaagaaagataggaggaaagaataaaagaaaagaaaaatgctcTCGAGTAAATGGCGGTGGTGGTGATACGACTAAAGTGATGAATTCAACGTGTAAAACTCCTTTTTTCaaacctttttttatttatcaagtCGAGCCGGTGGCTTTCAGGTGAAGGAAAATACATGATCGATAACGTTGTTGAGTCTCGATGAGTCGGAGGATCCGCGCGAAACTGAATCGAGCAGTCCGATAGAGAAACGGGAAagtattttcaaacattttcaaacattttcaaatattttcaaacatttttaaacattttcaaacatttccaaaTATATTCAACGCCAAAGCAAACAAGTCACGCGCGAGAAACCCGCCGCGGGTCGAGGATCAACAGCGTCCCGGCGTCGCGCCGTTTCGTACAACATGAAAACTCTGTTTCGTAAACAACAAAGCGACACGATCGTAACAACAATTAAGTTCAACGACAGTATCCGCGAGAACAGTTTAAAGTTAAATGGAACAACACGGGCGTACTCGGCTAATACACGCGCAGAGGATACCTACCCACATAACAAAGTAAataacagtttcattgtcgTACTGCGTGTCAATAGacagagatagatagagagcaAGATAGAGACAGAGAAAAGACAGATAGAACAGTAATCGAGatcaacaataatataatactgtaatCTGGCAGAGCGAGGGGTAAAGGGCGCAAACAAGCGTTGCGTACGACGGGATAATATGCACGCGGTTAACACCGTTTCCTACGTTCTTAACTGGGCTGGATGGTGGAGGTAAAGCGTAGTGTCGTTGTGATAAGTGCTAATCGTGTTTCTGTGACCAAGAAGccaaaaaacaataataaacttCCAATCAGCCGTACGGCGTTCCAGTGTTCGAAAACGTTGGCGTTCGAGAACAATCAACCGGTTGGTCGTTGCTCGCTCGTCTGTAAGCTCGCCGGCCGCCTAAAGCGGCCGGGAGGAACGTTCAGCGTGcaacgaataaataatataaccgGACCGGTGGCAAAGACAGACGGACTACGAATCAGTTCGACGAAAAAGGCGAGAAAATCAACGAGAGCTGACACCAAGTTCACTCGTGTTCCGCGATTAAGAGATCTGGCGAGACAACGCGTCTAGCTAAAGCTAAGTTATGCAGCTTGAAACCGAGCTTCGAAGCTTACGAGACCAAGCCGACGACTAGCGGGATCCGAGGGCGAGAAAACAGTCGACGCGATTCAATTTACAAAGCGTCACTTCGTTTTTCCGGTATCTCGCACGCTCCGACGGTGATCACTGTAAGTTTGCGACGCGGGCAACGTCCCGGCGAAGAAAATTCGGTGCGACCCGGACTGTGACCTTTGAACACGACTCGCCGGTTTCTCGGCGCGTGTGCCGGGTCGTGTAGGCCAAATTTTTTTACGGATACCCGTGACAACGCAGCAATCGGTGGAACGATACTCAAGCCCACCGGGTGTCTGCGAGATCTACGACACTTGCTGATTTGGTTTCTCACtggtttctttttcgttttcttgttATTGGTTTGTAGGAGAGCAAACGCGAACGTCCGTTCGAGCGTTCGTTGCTCGTGGAGGTTATTTCTCGGCATTGAAGATAAGCCGGCCGTGTTTTTGGAGGTATCTGCATCGCTTTGAACGTTTTCAACGAATGGTGATTGAAGAGAAATCGCGGAGGAATTGAtagatgaatttttcattgtttcgggGTGTTGGAATTTTCGTTTTCGCCTCGATACGAGATGATCGCGTGCTCTTCTACGGGGCAATATGGCGCAGTTATTTTGTACCGGTGACGGTCGATGGGAATAATCATTTGATAATCCGATAAGTAATGGCTAAAGTGTGGTTCGACGGGGCGCTCACTTACCATATCCTTCGCCCTGCAGAAATAGTCGGAAAGCCTCGCTTACTTTGCCCGGTTGCTCCTCCAGCACCATTCCGCAATCGGAGATCTGCGAATCGAAGCAATCGAATCGTTATTTTAATGGTTATAGACCCGGTAATTTAAATCTATTCGTGCTTAAAGtcagaattttttttaatttacgatGTAGGAAATCATCtcgtttaatttattcattatagtGGTTGCTGATACTgttcgatatttatttataattcaagaCCATTGGGAAACTATTCACTACTCTCGAAAGAAAAtactcaatattattatttcacagGAATTAGAAACAGATATTGCATTGCGTGACCGGAAGGAGtatcgtaaaaataaaaataaaacgaaaactaccgactaaagaTTTCATTCAGCTGGATTTTGCAAACTTGCATGCGCCACGAATGCATAGAATCTGCAGTCTACGCATTACACGTGATTTGATAATGGGAGGTCGTATTTAATTCAAGTTCACTCGACGCGTCGGAGTCGGTTCTATTGTTTCAAGAACACAAGACGTTCAATACTCCAAGCTTTAAAAACCGGCCAATATCTTTCCGAGATCGAAACTTTTcgtttaaaatctttttaaatttgaagaaaacaTTCTTCAACTAGTTACAACTAAAATACTGCTTTAttcgaaaattggaaaattcatccgaatcaaaataaaatactcgTTATTTCTGTATATTGAAACTTCTCtttctaatatatttcaatCCCTTGTCCTATGGTTTCTTTGAGAACAGTGAAAATAGAACTACTTcatcttcaataatttagtagaaaagaaaaataatcttaCGCAGatcctatgtctacgtttattctaaaaattaataatacacttgatctaaagattgataatagacaaataacatttcattcatcagaaaaatgaacaaataactGTTACATTTCTGAAATTCGcttgaaaatttccatcgcgaGTTTGACttgatattataggagaaggggttaatctCCATCCTCTTGCACCGTCAAAACTGAAACAACGCCAGCTACTATCAGCTGGTCCCACAACGCGGAGGGGATAAAGATGTGATTACACAGGGGCCGACAAAGCACGCTTGTAGAGAACGAATACCGTGGAGGCAGATAACCCGGTGACGGACGTAAGAGTTATAACACCGGCGGTTGCGTCGTACCTTCATCCAAGAACTGTTCGTCGGGTCCAATCGGCCGTTTAACGTGACGGTGTCGTCGACGTGCGGGCTCAGAGCTCCGGTGATGTTCATGACAGGCACGCCGAGCGTGAGACCTTCCTTTTTGCGTATCGGGTCTAATTCCCTCGTGATATTCAGATCCGTGCGGCGTATGTAGCTGTCGATGAACAGCGCCAAGTTCGTTGGATTCACGTGACGCTCGAAGTAGTTTTTGTACACCTGAACCAGGTCGTGGTTCCTCTCCTCCGTGCCCTGAAATACATTTTCCAGTCATTCAATACTTCCGCTCCACTAATTAACGCACGACGAACGGCAGAAGTGCGATATCGATCGAACCACACACAGTGTTCTCCAGGACGAACTTTTTCGGTCCCACTAATTAATCCCGCCGAAGATACAGGCATGTACTTTGTTCCATCATAACTAGACTACGGAATACAAAAATCATCAgacaagaataaaaaaaaaaaaacatgaaaaTGAGTACGTCTTTGCGGAGGATTGCTTGATCCGACAAAATGAATAATTGCAGGCGTGCGTTTGCAGCGACCGTGCGGACAGCGTACTATACGCCTCTCgcgttagctccatcgaccggcaagctaaaagtgcaaggggactcttccactcgcgATGCTTGGACCGCCTCGACTTTCAACATACGGTCACTATTGGCGCGCTGCAATAACAAAGGCCGGAAGCGAGACCGATTGCGATGAAGCGAGAGGTAAACGATAGAAAAcgaaattctctatagttccgtctcACTCCGCAATCAGCCTCGCTTCCGCCCATAGTCATTGCCGCGCGCCAGTAACGACCACGTGTCGAACGACTAGGTAGcgcgagcatcgtgagtggaagagtctctttgcccctgtgcactgTTAGCTTGTGGACCGATGTAGCTAACGCGAGGGGCGTATAATGAAACAGTATGCGTTATTCAGTGGAGCAAATCCCGAATGTACTGTTCGTTGCCCGTGGATTCGAAGCACGATCGGTAGGATCATGGCCTCTCGGAAGTTTACGATTTCCCATTGCCGGCAAAAAAATTCCAGCGGACTCTCGAGCACGCCTATTTCTACGGTCCGATTTCCTCGTCCGATGGAACGGAGCAAAACGAATCGAGGGAAGACCTATCATTAGCCTTCGCCGGCGAAAAAAAAGTTAAATGAGAAACAGGATGGACGGGGGAACGTTCTTATTCCCGTTTCGCGAAGTTGCAGTTCCCTTTTCCCCGGACTCGAACGAATGTTTGCCCCCTTCCGACCCGTGATCTCTTATACGGAGTGTGCGGTAACTCTATTAAGAAGCTACGTGTTGCATAATGAGAGCACCGGAATTGCCGCTAATCCTCGGAATCCAATTTTCTAGGTTCCATGGAAACACGCTTGACGGTGTAAGCCCTAGACAGACGCGTCGATGAGTTAGCGACCTACATACTTATTAGCTGTGCGATCGTGTTGTCCATAAACTTAGGAAACGATTTGCCATAAACAAGTTTCGTGTCGAGCTGTCGTTTCAGCGTGACTGTGCTTAGATCGTAAAGTGAGTGTAAATGgacataaataatttgttaatagtGGACGATCTTAGCTGACCATGTTCATGAAGGATGGTTTCGGGAGTTGAGGCTCGAATGTCGTTGATCCCGTGTGTAAATAGAAGCTTATCATAACGCGCGGAACGCGATAATTCCTCTGCACTCCGGGTGCAGAGCTTTTCGGTCCGTTAGGTAACCTCGACGGAGCTTTATAGGTCGTCGAGGTTATTGCCTGCTTACGTGAAACTACGTTTAGGTGTGCGTTCAGCTGTGCATCCACCTGAACGAGCAGAGAGCAACTTTTTGCTTGATGATGCTTGTTTTCGTTGAAGTTTCTAATATTGATTACGTTCAATGGTAATTAGTGGAGATGAGGATACTTGACAgctttataagtattataattttattttaatttattcgtgATATGACTAGTTCTAAATTGTAAAAacttatttccttttttacttAGATCGCTTATAAGAGGTGTGAATCTTTTTCAACAAGCGACGATTAGAATCGAAAGGCTGCTTAGTATTCCTTTGGCGGATGCATAACTTCATGGTTGGTGTGATTTTCTGACTTAATCGAGTTCTGTGACGAAACcacgatatacagggtgttcacgAAAAGTACTTTTTAAGTATATTTCAGAACGTACAGTACTCGCTAAATTGAATAAACGCTTTCATCGTGCTACGTGACTTTTCGAGTAATATTTTGTAATCAATTTCGTGAGTACTATATTCCGATAGTATAGGAAATCGAACTTTTCGACACCCAGTATACGAGAAGAGTTTCGAATGCGACGATTGCATGGATTCATCGATAGATTAGCAATTAATCTTGAAATCGTGTTAATTTAAGACTTACAAGAATGGAAAGATGATATTGTTTATTCTGCTTCAGAATATGTCGCTTAAACGGAATCatctgtaattataaaattaacgtcTTCAAATATTGTTAAATGATTGGCATACGTTAATTTCTAAAAGGACATCGATcattactagactgcggatatttGTATGAGCTCATATGCAGACAATTCGATTTACGAATACAAGAATTAAGTGGAAATTCTCATCTTTTCATTGAACGTTTTAATTAGAATACGAATAGAATGTAAGTACCGAATTCTTCgagatttcattaatatttccatttcattGTGTTTTGTACGCTAGCGCACGTTACAGATTAATAAGTCCGTAGTCTAACAATCAAAATAGACAAGCACATAGTGTATCAACATCTATATCTATAGCGTACAGGatgtgcaataataattgatagcgACGAGCTGGTGTTTCTATATCAGAAGCAGAACATGTGGCGAAAGATAATTGACACTGTCTCCGGGACTATCTAAACTATCGATGCCGTGAATGCTGATGATCTGTGATGGAGATTTTCGATCGTACGATTCTAACAACTATCTCGATATTGTCGAATTTATCATGTGTGACCCGaggttattaaaaaaaatattccataaaaaCAGGATGAATTATAACATACCACatacaaatgtttcatttgtcGATGTCGAGTCTACAGAGTCAAAACTAGACAAAAAATCTTGCCGACAGATTCCTATGGtatattgtttgtttttttttttttaataaacactaTAGTAAAAATATAGCACGGACTATTTACAAGCCTTATCTAGATTAAAATAATCGCTGAGTTGAATGTTGTGCATGTACAGGGTTTCCAGAAAGTCACTGTGCACTTGTTGCAAGCTcactttcattataaaaaccGAAAATTAATCGATTCTTAGAAAGCTAAAATAAAATCCTTTCACACAATTTCCTGTGAATTATTTCAACAaaacttgaaataataattgatctAGCTACAGTTACTTGTTTAATAGTAACTTGCGAAAAGCGTTGcgaaatttcttcattttttccgaCCCTTATCAACCATTTTTAAACGTTCTTTTACACAAGTGATTACGTCCTCGCGAAAATTCGGCAAAACTGCTTTGGATCTcaatattttaaccccttgccctaggATTTATTTTTCCACTGCAatcgatacaacaactttgtcagtaataatttcttgcaaaaagagaaaaattctgcagatattttacatttacgtttgccctacaatataataattgataaaagaaaaataataaatatttcatttgaactcaaaggaattgagtaatatatacgttcgttaaattttatttaaaatgttcgccGCGAATCTCAGCAAGGCAAAGGGTTCATAGTCTCACGTTGATTTGtactttgaaaataagaaaacctaAAAATATCACAACATCGCAGTTTTGACAAACTGCGTAAGGGTTAACAACTCTAAATACTTGAACGCTCATCATCCTCTCATCATCAGCTCGAGACGCTAGTTCTCGTAAAAGTGCGCAGTGACTTTTCCAGCACCGTGTGCGTAAAACAGCTGTCCTTACCCTGCCGAAATGATGCCACATCAGGTAGTCGAGCACACCCTGAGTCATGCCCTGGGATCTCAGGTGGCGTACGTTCATCTTCTGGTAAGCCCACTCGATCCAACCTGCCTGCGTGGACACGCAGTTTATCAAGCAGAGAGCGTTCACCTTCTCGGGATGAGCGAGAGCGAATCTGGCTAGTATGTTAGCACCGGCACCGACACCGAAACCGATTATGGACTTCAGGCCGAAATGGCCCAAGACGAAGAGCAGCTGCTCTGCCAGTTCGTCCATGGACGGATAAA
It contains:
- the MESK2 gene encoding misexpression suppressor of KSR 2 isoform X6; this translates as MPSAATAEESALLGTMPSDSMDDIELKNIQLQFPALRYLSRDDSSVREERVETDKGSLLVAVQGNRAKPAILTFHDLGLNYISSFQAFFNYIDMRVLLENFCVYHVNAPGQEEGASTLPEDYIYPSMDELAEQLLFVLGHFGLKSIIGFGVGAGANILARFALAHPEKVNALCLINCVSTQAGWIEWAYQKMNVRHLRSQGMTQGVLDYLMWHHFGRMIPFKRHILKQNKQYHLSILGTEERNHDLVQVYKNYFERHVNPTNLALFIDSYIRRTDLNITRELDPIRKKEGLTLGVPVMNITGALSPHVDDTVTLNGRLDPTNSSWMKISDCGMVLEEQPGKVSEAFRLFLQGEGYVVKSSRKPVTPTTPEVAPLSPLKMADYRLASLEELNHVCIKKIDRPNTTIHITENPISEAVVC
- the MESK2 gene encoding misexpression suppressor of KSR 2 isoform X7 — its product is MPSDSMDDIELKNIQLQFPALRYLSRDDSSVREERVETDKGSLLVAVQGNRAKPAILTFHDLGLNYISSFQAFFNYIDMRVLLENFCVYHVNAPGQEEGASTLPEDYIYPSMDELAEQLLFVLGHFGLKSIIGFGVGAGANILARFALAHPEKVNALCLINCVSTQAGWIEWAYQKMNVRHLRSQGMTQGVLDYLMWHHFGRMIPFKRHILKQNKQYHLSILGTEERNHDLVQVYKNYFERHVNPTNLALFIDSYIRRTDLNITRELDPIRKKEGLTLGVPVMNITGALSPHVDDTVTLNGRLDPTNSSWMKISDCGMVLEEQPGKVSEAFRLFLQGEGYVVKSSRKPVTPTTPEVAPLSPLKMADYRLASLEELNHVCIKKIDRPNTTIHITENPISEAVVC
- the MESK2 gene encoding misexpression suppressor of KSR 2 isoform X1, producing MPAGIGASYRSLGDLGEDVYKSTTIVDQTQTTGQSVLESVKKAFSFASPKVELRKKDPLIEDRRESVSIVSRERHRMPSAATAEESALLGTMPSDSMDDIELKNIQLQFPALRYLSRDDSSVREERVETDKGSLLVAVQGNRAKPAILTFHDLGLNYISSFQAFFNYIDMRVLLENFCVYHVNAPGQEEGASTLPEDYIYPSMDELAEQLLFVLGHFGLKSIIGFGVGAGANILARFALAHPEKVNALCLINCVSTQAGWIEWAYQKMNVRHLRSQGMTQGVLDYLMWHHFGRMIPFKRHILKQNKQYHLSILGTEERNHDLVQVYKNYFERHVNPTNLALFIDSYIRRTDLNITRELDPIRKKEGLTLGVPVMNITGALSPHVDDTVTLNGRLDPTNSSWMKISDCGMVLEEQPGKVSEAFRLFLQGEGYVVKSSRKPVTPTTPEVAPLSPLKMADYRLASLEELNHVCIKKIDRPNTTIHITENPISEAVVC
- the MESK2 gene encoding misexpression suppressor of KSR 2 isoform X3, which translates into the protein MPAGIGASYRSLGDLGEDVYKSTTIVDQTQTTGQSVLESVKKAFSFASPKVELRKKDPLIEDRRESVSIVSSTMPSDSMDDIELKNIQLQFPALRYLSRDDSSVREERVETDKGSLLVAVQGNRAKPAILTFHDLGLNYISSFQAFFNYIDMRVLLENFCVYHVNAPGQEEGASTLPEDYIYPSMDELAEQLLFVLGHFGLKSIIGFGVGAGANILARFALAHPEKVNALCLINCVSTQAGWIEWAYQKMNVRHLRSQGMTQGVLDYLMWHHFGRMIPFKRHILKQNKQYHLSILGTEERNHDLVQVYKNYFERHVNPTNLALFIDSYIRRTDLNITRELDPIRKKEGLTLGVPVMNITGALSPHVDDTVTLNGRLDPTNSSWMKISDCGMVLEEQPGKVSEAFRLFLQGEGYVVKSSRKPVTPTTPEVAPLSPLKMADYRLASLEELNHVCIKKIDRPNTTIHITENPISEAVVC